The Myxocyprinus asiaticus isolate MX2 ecotype Aquarium Trade chromosome 19, UBuf_Myxa_2, whole genome shotgun sequence nucleotide sequence TGGAAGGACTTCAGCTGAGGCACAGGCACAAATATGATGATGGCTTTCCTGCTGCCACCAACATCAATTTCCTGAAAGAAAAGCAAATCGACAGCATGAACTTACAAGCACATGACCCCAAAGCCTTGAAATGACTAAACTCTCCCATTGCAATCAGCAAGGGCTACTTCCAACTCTTAATAGTTAAAGAGTGTACACTGCATGGTTTACCTCCCCAGTAACGGCCCGAAGGGCTCTGGAAAGATGTAGGAATATACAGGACACCGTCCACACCAGCCAAAGGCCGGGGACAAGCTTGCTATTCAACGTCGTGGAACGGGACTGTACGTCAAGGCACTTAAGTGCTACGCTCCCTTATGCCACAGGGACAGAGCCATATGAGAGCCATCTCACAGGATGTCCACGTTGGTTATGTAACTCAAGCATCTACTTAACAACATACTAATACTGCCATTTGACatctggaaaacaaaaacaaaataaaacgtaaaattttgcctttttttttacaCCTTTGCAGCAGTGATGTGGAGCTCCCTCAGCTGGGCCTTCAAGTCAGAGTTCATCTCCAGTTCAAGAAGAGCCTGCCTCATACAGATAATATCTTATGACTAACATGTTCAAAAGATACACATGCATGTAGATGACTTCACTTCaaataacattacatttataatacaaCATATGTTTATTATACCTGGGAAATGCCAGACTCGAACTCGTCTGGCTTTTCGCCATTTGGCTTCACGATTTTCGCGCTAGTACTGAACATGGCCTGTGTCTGAAACAAAAACGGACTTGTTAGTATTAAATACACTTATTACCCAGTACTCATTGAAACACTATGGGTAGCACATTCATGCCAAACGACCTGCTCGTTTGCACAGGTGAGGAAGGCGACATGCTAAACGTCAAAGCCGATTCCACCAGTATtagatattaaattatagcaaatgACTTGACATTTGATATGTAGTCAGTAAATACATACTTTCCTAAACGTCTCTCTCCTCTTAAGATTCTTAAGTAGCCTCAGTATGTTCTTAGTACGTCGTTAGCGTCGATTTGCTAATGTTACGCGTTTACAAGTGTTTGCTTCATTCTTAACTGACCAAACATGTAAATGTTCAAGATAATTCGTGGTTTGCTTGATTATCGCTTAAAATGGGCATTTCCAAGCAATCTTTGCGCAGCACATGGGCCTCATTAAGGCTGTATCCGACGCATCCACTATTGGCACGTCTGCTAGTTCAtcttaaaagtcttaattttGCTTTCTAAATAAGCCATCCATGCTCTAACATGCTCGTATCTAACGCATCCCCGTGAAAACATTATATAAAGACACTAAGTGATGAAAAATATCACTCATTTTAGACATTTGAGCTTAATATTCCTCTGACTGGACACATTCGGTAGTCTCACCTCTTTCAACGACGGCCTGGGAAGAGGCCGTAATCTCGCGAGAGGCCGGTAAAAGCGCGTCAGAATGTGGCATGATGGGAAATGCGTTATTCCTCCAGAACGCAAGAGGCGCCCGTTTTAAATGATTCGCACGAAAAAccgaaacatttattattattattattattattattattattattattattattattattattattaaattgttattgttattattgttattattgttattttaaacgttttattattattcaagacATAATTTGGAATCTTGAATCTCTAAGATAAAGGAAATCTccttaaaaataatacataaatgtcATCCTACAAAGCATTTTCTTAGTAGGTTTAAAAAGATTTGAAtgtgaattgttatttttgtctAATGAAATCAGAAATTCTCATATTCTGTGGCATTGTCATAACAGTGAGAGGTTGTGGCAGGAGGTACACTCAACaaatatattttagcctatttttaagatttacgcatttcaatttcagcaATCagtcaaattgaattgtgtaatttttaactaaattaaattaataaaacttaaaattttatgtttttttattttatttaatttaagattACTCAAATTCTATagtattttgttatgaaattgaattgtgtaaaccATAAAATAGTTTTTTGAGTGTATCTACTGTAgagttattcatttaaaaatgttttgtggttttattttatgttaacaaaatatattttttaaattatgatgAGTATTAAAAATGAGGCAGATATAAATAATCTTATCATTACatttccagtgttgggtgtaattggatttcaaagtaattaattactgtaatctaattattttttagGCACAAAACAacgtagtgtaatgcattacgttttaaatttttgtaatcagattacagttgttGACTTTCAGTGaaagaaattacttttaagtacattaattggttttcaaatattttgaaaaaatatttatgtgtaatacaattaaaatgagaATTCATATGTTCACatgtacgtctgtttgtgtttctgtgtgacaatgaacaTGAGAAAATAGACTTATTTATTGTATAGATAGTAACtttaaagtaaagtaattagtaatgtgattacttttcaatgaagtaatcaaagttatctgattttaattttagagaattggttagtaatttgtagtggattacttttttttagtaatttacccaacactgtacatttcacatacagtacatatatgtaAATTTACCACCAGTTGGctctttttcagttgtttttaaaAGCAAACTATACAAATACTATCATGATCACTACTAATAGGAAAGGTGTTAAAACTGAATTTGTGCACTGCTTTTTGTGTAATAATAAGGCTTCTGtgttttatatgtttgttttattattactggCTACTTTTTGTCGTATTATTATGagtataataaaaacaaatgatacAAAATAAATTGAACAGTGGTCTTAAATATCAATATTACTCCAacacagtaggtggcggtatccACGTTTTGCAAATCGATTTGCATCTCTCCAGTAAACTGACAGAAGAAGAAGCTAAACATTATAGAATCATCAGGAGATCTGCATGTGTTGCAAAGAAAACTCAGAAATCATTGAATTCATAAGCATTTCGCGAAATATTTCATCTCTGACAGGTTGTTTTTATGAGACTGTTAATTGTAATCCAACCCCTAATGTATACTGCGATGTTTACACTGATGTGAGCAGAGATTATGTTGAGATTGCCTGGATTTTTCAATGTTGTACGCAGGGCTCTCTGTGTAAGCACAGAAGAGATGGGCAAGAAAGGAAACTTCTTCTACGCGGTGAGGAAAGGATTCAGACCAGGAGTTTACAAAACATGGTGGGCATACAAGTATATTTGAGCTGTTTTCTTTAATTGTGAGCGCCTTTTGCATTGTATGACCACTTTTGATAATTTCTCTCCTAAAGGGAGGAATGTAAACATCAGGTGGACAAGTTTCCCGCTGCCAGTTTTAAGAAGTTTGGTTCTGAACAGGATGCTTGGACCTTTGTGAGAGGCAAATCAACATCTTTTGAGAGTACAGACGGTAACAGCTATTGTCTCTCTTCTGGATTCAGTTtcagtttattttaatatggCAACTGTTCATCACACTCTCCCTTATGAAGATCTTTCCCAGTTTTCTACATATGGGTAGTTATGCATAATGTGTCAAATGACATTTTCCCCtaatattttaggttaaaaagATTATATGAATATGTAAAAGAGTGTTTTACCCTTACCCCAACTTACCCTTTTTGCATTcacaagttcattttaaatggtcctttaCATGTTGTCATCTTCCGAAAATTATTTCATGTCAAGTACCAAAAAAAACCAATAAGTATCTATGTATTGATGGAATGCAAACGTAATGTGATGTAAGTGACTGacattgtttatttgtgtttaaGGGGTTGACCATGAGGTCCTGCCTTCTAGAAATGTGCCCGATGCCTCAATGGCTATTCCCCTCGGAAGAAAAAGAACCTGGGAAGACTCTCAAGATGAAGGAGTGTCCAGTGTTAAACGAGCGAAACTGATTGAGCCCCCACAGCCAAAGACAGCTGCAGTCAGTAGTGATGGATTTACCTATATGGGTAATTATTGTGTTTGTGTACTTTTGTCTTATTGCAGATTATGGATATTAACATTTTGGTCAACACCGAAAGACAATTAGAGTTACATAGAGTAACATTAGAGTAAGCTTCAGATTGCATTTCATTACATTACATAGACAGACCATAGGTTATAAGGTTTTTATAGCCTGCTTTGTGTATGTTTTGAAGGTGATGCAGTAGTGGTGTACACTGATGGCTGTTGTTCAGCCAATGGGAGAAATGGAGCACGTGCAGGGATTGGTGTATATTGGGGGCGTGATCACCCAATGTGAGTCTTCTTAATagcattatgaaaaaaacaaaacaaaaaaaaagcagaatAGGGCAACTTTAAACATCAGTGTTTTGAAATCGCTTTGATGTTAGGTCACAAAACCAGACATATATTCAAGAAATCTATGCGTGTATCTATGTTGCCAGTACTGATTTTAATTATCTTCCCAGGAATGTGGCCGAAAGGCTTCCTGGGAGACAGACTAACCAAAGAGCAGAATTACAGGTATAAATGAGTTAATTTCAGAGTGAGGTGATTGCAAACAGTGCAATTTTATTGTAGCCCATAATTTATTCATATCATTATAGAGAGAGTTCACCcctgaaaattctcttatcatttactcaccctcaggactcccagatatgtatgacttactttcttctgctgaacacaaacaaagatttatagaagaatatctcagttctctaggtccatacaattcagatgaatggtggccagaactttgaaggtccaaaagcacataaaggcagcttaaaagtaatccatacaactccatttgtaaaatccataacttcagaagtgatatgatgggtgtgggtgagaaacagatcaatatttagcctaagtccttttttactttcaattctcctccctgcactgtaggttgcgatatgcatgaataatgcgaattgccaaaaacaaaagctaAAGAATAtggaagtaaaagtggagatttgtagtaaaaaggacttaaatatgtatgtttctcacccacacctatattgcttctgaagatatagatttaaccactggagctgtaaggattactttaatgctgcctttattggctttatggaccttcaaatttctggccacaattcacttgcattgtatggacctacagagctgagatacccTTCTAAAacctgctttattctacatagagaATTCTTAAATCTACTTGAGGCCCCTCATGGTGCTTGCCATGTTAGGACATCATGACTAGCTGAATCTCAGttaccgccctgttattggaaacTTTCAATAATGGActgaattaatcatggctgactgtgattaGTGAATTTCTAAATTGGCATCAGTAACTAAACTATTtcatttgaatgatgcagcatccatgtCCCTATGTGTCAgtgtccaagatgacaaaaaatGACTGACCTTTAAATGTTTCTTCACAGGCAGCTTGTAAGGCACTCGAGCAAGCCAGAGAAATGAATTTTAAAAAGATTGTGCTATACACTGACAGCAAGTTCACCATTAATGGTATAATCTCCCTAACTATTCTGACACCTAGTTTCTGTTGATTTGTGTAAGTATCTGTTCGTTGTTTACTGCTGcattgttaaaattatgtttattttctaAAGGCATCACAAGTTGGGTAAAGACCTGGAAGACAAATGGTTGGAGACTTAAAGGTGGTGGGAACATAATCAATAAAGAAGACTTCCAAAAACTGGACAAACTTAATGCAGAAGTTGATGTCGTTTGGGTATGTTTTATCTGTATAAAACAGTGTTTGTAAGATATAGTGTCTGTTATTCAACTTGTGTTTCAAGCATTGTATCCCAACCTTAGTGTAAAAATTAGGATGAAAATCTGGGACATTGTCCAATGTTCCACAGTTGACTTCAATCCAGGCTATAATTTTATTAAACGTACAATGAGATATTTCCCGCATCTCTTTCCCTATCTTGGCTAATGCTTCTATCTTAGGTAATTAAAGATGGAAAGTA carries:
- the LOC127410167 gene encoding ribonuclease H1-like isoform X2, producing MGKKGNFFYAVRKGFRPGVYKTWEECKHQVDKFPAASFKKFGSEQDAWTFVRGKSTSFESTDGVDHEVLPSRNVPDASMAIPLGRKRTWEDSQDEGVSSVKRAKLIEPPQPKTAAVSSDGFTYMGDAVVVYTDGCCSANGRNGARAGIGVYWGRDHPMNVAERLPGRQTNQRAELQAACKALEQAREMNFKKIVLYTDSKFTINGITSWVKTWKTNGWRLKGGGNIINKEDFQKLDKLNAEVDVVWMHIPGHAGYTGNEEADRLSREGAAKHLC
- the LOC127410167 gene encoding ribonuclease H1-like isoform X1 produces the protein MLRLPGFFNVVRRALCVSTEEMGKKGNFFYAVRKGFRPGVYKTWEECKHQVDKFPAASFKKFGSEQDAWTFVRGKSTSFESTDGVDHEVLPSRNVPDASMAIPLGRKRTWEDSQDEGVSSVKRAKLIEPPQPKTAAVSSDGFTYMGDAVVVYTDGCCSANGRNGARAGIGVYWGRDHPMNVAERLPGRQTNQRAELQAACKALEQAREMNFKKIVLYTDSKFTINGITSWVKTWKTNGWRLKGGGNIINKEDFQKLDKLNAEVDVVWMHIPGHAGYTGNEEADRLSREGAAKHLC